A window of bacterium contains these coding sequences:
- a CDS encoding DUF2779 domain-containing protein — translation MALLTKSKYLAGLQCSKLLWMLVKAKDRIPAPAEDAQFRMDAGTEVGILAKQLFPEGIDMPTDDFMRNIYLTKDSLLENVPLFEAGIMANNCYSRIDVLKPNDDGSFDIIEVKSGTKVKEENVHDVSFQKHCCEMAGLKIAKCCLCFINNQYVRQGDINVRELFSIQDISMEVAEAQQGIQERIAKMADAIRLSRCPLVLIGRHCDSPYTCNLKDECWEFLPENNIFTLCGGGGKSAELFNNGVHSIADIPDDFRLTDKQDIQKKCGQTRECHVNTFGIKQFLDTLNYPLYYLDFETFSPAVPEYDNSRPYQKIPFQYSLHIQQKDNKTEHFEFLAEGSKDPRPALLKNLKGVLGTKSSIVVYNQSFEKGVLDELARNFPGYQDWVNEILPRIVDLLIPFRNFYYYNPSQQGSASIKKVLPAITGENYGEMEIATGEDASMQFFKSHIKSKSNNKEEIRKNLLKYCCLDTEGMVLIVSELKKFVN, via the coding sequence ATGGCTCTTTTAACCAAATCAAAATACCTTGCAGGGCTTCAGTGTTCAAAACTCTTATGGATGCTTGTCAAAGCGAAGGATAGAATTCCTGCGCCGGCTGAAGATGCTCAATTCAGAATGGATGCCGGAACTGAAGTCGGTATTCTGGCTAAACAATTATTTCCCGAAGGCATTGATATGCCGACTGATGATTTCATGCGGAATATTTATTTGACAAAGGATAGTCTGTTGGAAAATGTGCCGCTTTTTGAAGCAGGAATCATGGCTAATAATTGCTATTCAAGAATTGACGTTCTCAAGCCAAATGATGACGGGAGCTTTGATATTATTGAAGTCAAATCAGGAACAAAGGTTAAAGAAGAGAATGTTCACGATGTTTCTTTTCAAAAACATTGCTGTGAAATGGCAGGGCTAAAGATTGCGAAATGCTGTTTGTGCTTTATCAATAATCAATACGTCAGGCAGGGCGATATCAATGTGAGGGAACTGTTCTCCATTCAGGATATAAGTATGGAGGTTGCTGAAGCTCAGCAGGGTATTCAGGAGAGAATCGCTAAGATGGCTGATGCCATAAGATTGAGCAGATGCCCTTTGGTTTTGATAGGCAGACACTGCGATTCTCCCTATACCTGCAACCTAAAAGATGAATGCTGGGAATTTCTGCCTGAAAATAATATTTTCACACTCTGCGGAGGCGGGGGAAAAAGCGCTGAGCTCTTCAATAACGGCGTACACAGCATAGCGGATATTCCTGACGATTTTAGACTTACAGATAAGCAGGATATCCAGAAGAAGTGCGGGCAAACAAGGGAATGCCATGTTAACACTTTCGGAATAAAGCAGTTTCTTGATACATTGAATTATCCTCTCTATTATCTGGATTTCGAGACCTTTTCTCCGGCAGTTCCCGAATATGATAATTCCAGGCCATATCAGAAGATTCCGTTTCAGTATTCTCTCCATATTCAGCAGAAAGATAACAAAACAGAGCATTTTGAATTTCTAGCGGAAGGAAGCAAAGACCCAAGACCTGCATTATTAAAAAATCTCAAAGGAGTTCTTGGAACGAAGAGCAGTATTGTTGTTTATAATCAATCATTTGAGAAAGGCGTTTTAGATGAGTTAGCAAGAAATTTTCCCGGATATCAGGATTGGGTCAATGAAATACTTCCAAGAATAGTAGATCTGCTGATTCCTTTCAGAAACTTTTACTACTATAATCCATCTCAGCAAGGCAGTGCCTCTATAAAAAAAGTCCTTCCGGCGATTACGGGAGAAAATTACGGAGAAATGGAGATCGCAACCGGCGAAGATGCAAGTATGCAATTCTTTAAAAGCCACATTAAAAGTAAATCAAACAATAAAGAAGAAATAAGAAAAAACCTGTTAAAATACTGCTGTTTGGATACTGAGGGAATGGTGTTGATCGTCAGCGAATTGAAAAAGTTTGTGAATTAG
- a CDS encoding DUF296 domain-containing protein has product MAVMKKVKSRELFMGKLSHSGDLLEEITDICRKKNIQLGRIEALGAVQKARLAFYNQQTREYQFFIIDQPLEITKLVGNISLKDGTPIVHAHVTLADKTGKTYGGHLAPGTVIFACEFILEVFEGPIFERGFDKETGLPLWAMSE; this is encoded by the coding sequence ATGGCAGTTATGAAGAAGGTAAAATCCCGTGAGTTATTCATGGGAAAGTTAAGTCATAGTGGTGATTTGTTGGAAGAAATCACTGACATTTGTCGAAAGAAAAATATTCAGCTTGGACGCATCGAAGCACTCGGAGCCGTTCAGAAGGCCCGTCTTGCATTTTATAATCAGCAAACGCGTGAATACCAGTTCTTTATAATAGATCAACCGCTAGAAATCACTAAACTTGTGGGGAATATCTCGCTTAAAGATGGAACCCCAATTGTCCATGCACATGTTACTCTGGCAGACAAAACAGGAAAAACCTATGGTGGGCATCTTGCGCCAGGAACAGTGATTTTCGCATGTGAATTTATACTGGAAGTCTTTGAAGGTCCGATTTTTGAAAGAGGATTTGACAAAGAAACCGGACTGCCTTTGTGGGCAATGTCGGAATAA
- a CDS encoding transporter substrate-binding domain-containing protein, translated as MKSIRALLVILLFSIVLSGCNTINKPNISSEENEFQLLTEDYPPLTFERDGEITGFGTEVVREIIRRLNIADNIRILPWKEGYDLCLKEANVVLFTMKRTELRENLFQWIGPIGSNNTIFYAKKGSGIKIDSMDDAKKVSKIATCSAWFSEQDLKDAGFTNLVSSPVPTENVRQLVEGEVALSIFTDITIPEIAIQAGYSINDLEPVFVVSTGHFYIAISKTTPQSLVDLWKQAFQAMYEDGTFKRIYAKWIPNGTIPVL; from the coding sequence ATGAAATCAATTAGGGCTCTATTAGTTATCCTGTTATTTTCTATTGTTTTATCCGGCTGCAATACAATTAACAAACCGAATATATCGTCTGAAGAGAATGAATTTCAGTTATTAACGGAAGATTATCCGCCTTTAACATTTGAGAGAGATGGAGAGATAACGGGATTTGGTACGGAAGTTGTGCGTGAAATTATTCGCAGATTGAATATTGCGGATAATATTCGCATTCTGCCATGGAAAGAAGGATACGATTTATGTTTAAAAGAGGCTAACGTGGTTCTCTTTACAATGAAACGCACAGAATTGCGAGAGAATCTTTTTCAATGGATTGGACCTATCGGAAGTAATAATACAATTTTTTATGCAAAGAAAGGTTCCGGAATCAAAATCGATAGTATGGATGATGCAAAGAAAGTATCAAAAATCGCAACCTGCTCTGCATGGTTTTCCGAACAAGACCTTAAAGATGCCGGTTTCACCAATCTTGTTAGTTCCCCTGTTCCAACAGAAAATGTTCGTCAATTGGTAGAAGGAGAAGTTGCCCTTTCGATTTTTACTGATATCACAATCCCTGAAATTGCGATTCAGGCGGGATATTCTATCAATGATCTGGAACCTGTTTTCGTCGTCAGTACAGGTCATTTTTATATTGCGATTTCCAAAACTACTCCTCAGAGTTTGGTAGATTTGTGGAAACAGGCTTTTCAAGCGATGTACGAGGATGGGACTTTTAAAAGGATATATGCTAAATGGATTCCGAATGGCACTATCCCGGTCTTATAA